DNA sequence from the Burkholderia pyrrocinia genome:
GGTTTCCGGCTCCTGAACAAGAGCCGCTTCGTGCGCTACGAAGACATGGAGATCGCGCCGTGGATCGCCGCGAGCCGCGGCGCGCAGCCGCAGCCGGTGGCGAATCGCGAAACCGCGGGCTGACGCGCGTGCGGCAGGCGGCCGCGCGACGTGCGATGAAACGGGAAGCCTTGCGCTTCCCGTTTTTTTTGCCCGGCTTTTGCCTGCACGGGGTCAAAGCCGGTTATATTGCCCGACCCTACCGGGCCACGGCCCGGCCGGCGCGACACGCGCAGCGCGGATCGGCATCCGGCGCGCATGGCGCGCGGCGGCCGGCGGCGCCCGGCGTTTTCATCGTTCCATCCGGGCCGGCACGGCCCGCGGAGCGCGCAACCCAGAGGAATCCATGAGCGCATCACCCGCCGAGCGGAAGGCCGGACCCGTTTCCATCGTGCGAATCGAAGCCGCGATCAACGCGTGGCGCGAAGTGTACCCGCCGGCACCGGACGGCGAGGACGGCTACGCGCTCGACGCCGGCAGCAATTGCCTCGCCGAGCTGTACGGCACGATGATCTGCTATCGGCTGCCGGACGTGCCGCTCGACTCGCTGAGTAACGAGCAGCGCGACGCGCTCTACGCGACCGAGGTGTGACGGGCGGTCGCGACGCTGCCGCGACACGGCCGGCGTCGATCGGGAAACGGGAAGCCTTCAGGCTTCCCGTTTTGCATTGGGCGGCGCGCGGCCGTGTGCGTGGCGGTTTGCGCCGCCTGCGGTATCGTGACGACATCGTCCGGCCGTGGTTTGACGTCGGGGCGCTGTCCGGGAGGCATCGAAAATGGAGTTGAGACACCTCCGCTACTTCGTCGCGGTTGCCGAGGAGCGGAATTTCACGCGTGCGGCGGAACGGCTGCATATCGCGCAGCCGCCGCTGAGCCGGCAGATCCAGCAGCTCGAGGAGGCGCTCGGCGTGCCGCTGTTCGAGCGCAATGCACGGCCGCTGAAGCTGACCGACGCGGGGCGCTTCTTCTATTCGCACGCGGTGCAGCTGCTCGCGCAGACGGCCGAGCTCGAATCGATGACGAAGCGGGTCGGCAAGATCGAGCGCAGCATGTCGGTCGGTTTCGTCGGCTCGACGCTGTACGGGATGCTGCCGAAGATCATCCGGCGCTTTCGCAGCGAGTATCCGGCCGTCGAGCTGAGCCTGCACGAGATGTCGACGATGGACCAGATCAAGGCGCTGAAGGAAGGGCGCATCGACGTCGGGTTCGGGCGCATCCGCCATGAAGATCCGAGCGTGCGGCGCGTCGTGCTGCGCGAAGAGCGGATGATCGTCGCGCTGCCGGTCGGCCACCCGCTCGACAGCGCGAAGCCCGTGCTGTCGCTGCACGATCTCGTGAACGACACGCTGATCATCTTCCCGAAGGCGCCGCGCCCGAGCTATGCGGACCAGGTGCTCGCGGCCTTTCACGATCGCGCGTTGCAGCCGCGGCGGATCTACGAGACGCGCGAACTGCAGATCGCGCTCGGCCTCGTCGCGATGGGCGAGGGCGTGTCGGTCGTGCCGCACAGCGTGTACGGGCTGAAGCGCGACGACATCAGCTACAAGCCGCTCGACGATCCGAACCTCGTGTCGCCGATCATCATGAGCATGCGGATGCTCGACGAATCGGAGGACATCCGCGCGATGCAGGCGCTGATCTACCGGTTGTACGACGAAGCGCAGATGGAGTATCTGCCGCCGCAGCCCGAATGAGCGCGCGGGCGGTGGGGGCTTGCTTGACGCTGCGCGCGCGGGCAGGCCAACATGCGGGGATCCGATGGGGCCGCCGACGTGCGGCCGCTTTTATGCAGACGACCGACACATGACCGATAGCCTGATCGAGGAGACAATCGTCGAGACGCCGCAAGGGCGTCTTTTCGCGAAACGCTGGCGCGCTCGTCCGGTGCAAGATGAGACGGGCACGGCCGTGGCGGCCGCGCCTAAGCCGGCCGCGCCCATCGTGCTGCTGCACGATTCGCTCGGCTGCGTCGACCTGTGGCGCGACTTTCCCGCGCAGCTCGCGAACGCCACGCAACGCGACGTGATCGCATACGACCGCCTCGGTTTCGGCCGTTCGGATCGTCATCCGGGGAAGCTCGGCACGACGTTCGTGCGCGACGAGGCCGATCGATCGTTCGATGCAGTGCTCGAGCAACTGCGTGTCGACGCGTTCGTCGCGTTCGGGCACAGCGTCGGCGGCGGAATGGCGGTCGGCTGCGCCGCCGCGCATCCGGGGCGTTGCCGCGCACTCGTGACGGTCGCCGCGCAGGCGTTCGTCGAGGATCGCACGCTGGCCGGCATTCGCGACGCTGGGCTGCTGTTCGACGAACCGGGCCAGCTCGACCGGCTCGCGCGCTATCACGGCGACAAGGCCGAGTGGGTACTGCGCGCGTGGGTCGACACGTGGCTGTCGCCGGCGTTTCGCGACTGGAATCTCGACGACGACTTGCCGCGCGTGCAATGCGCGACGCTCGCGATTCACGGCGAAGACGACGAATACGGCTCCGACGTGCATCCGAAGCGGATCGCCGCGCGCGTCGCGGGGCCGTCGTCGTTCCTGTTGCTCGCCAAATGCGGGCACATGCCGCACCGCGAGCGCACGGACGACGTGCTGGCCGCGGTGGCGACGTTCCTGCGCAACGCGGACGCCTGAGTGTGCGGGCAACCGGCGGGCGTGTGCCCGCCGGCCGTCAGAACGCCAGCTGGATCGCGAGATCGATCGCGAGCAGCGCGATCGAGCAGCCGATGCCGAGGATCACGTTCGGCAGCCGATGCTCGAAGTCGCGATCGCGACGCATCGCGGCACCGAGCAGGAAGATCGCCTCGACGACGATCTGCAGCCCGACGAACAGCAGCATCAGCAGATACTCATAACCCATCTGCTTGAACGCGGCGAATTGCATCCCGTGATCGCGGATCCACTGGCCGACGCGCAGCAGTTCGTAAATGAACAGCAAGGCGGGAAACAGGTAGCTGATGAAATAGGTCGGCGCGGTGGCGTGCCGTAGTTCGAGGTGGAAGTGCTGATGCGTGGTAGCCATCACGAATCCCTCCTTGCAACGCAGGGTTGCGGTCGCGACGGCGGCGCGACAACGTGCGAATTACGGGATTACCCGATGCACCGTGCGCAGCCGTTCGACACCAGCATACTGCTGCGCGGCACATTTGGCATGCAGTGCGTGCATTCGTCGTGGAAAACCGTATGCGGTGCGCGACGCATTCAACGTGCGGCACTCGCCGGATGCGGCATGTCGGCCGGTTGCGTGGCGCCCGATGCATTCGGCAGCAACCACTCCGGATGCTGTTCCAGGTCCCCGGCCAATGCGCGCAGTGCGCTCGACGTGCGTGCGATTTGCGTCAGCGTACGGTGGACGTTCGATGTGTTC
Encoded proteins:
- a CDS encoding DUF3717 domain-containing protein; translated protein: MSASPAERKAGPVSIVRIEAAINAWREVYPPAPDGEDGYALDAGSNCLAELYGTMICYRLPDVPLDSLSNEQRDALYATEV
- a CDS encoding LysR family transcriptional regulator — its product is MELRHLRYFVAVAEERNFTRAAERLHIAQPPLSRQIQQLEEALGVPLFERNARPLKLTDAGRFFYSHAVQLLAQTAELESMTKRVGKIERSMSVGFVGSTLYGMLPKIIRRFRSEYPAVELSLHEMSTMDQIKALKEGRIDVGFGRIRHEDPSVRRVVLREERMIVALPVGHPLDSAKPVLSLHDLVNDTLIIFPKAPRPSYADQVLAAFHDRALQPRRIYETRELQIALGLVAMGEGVSVVPHSVYGLKRDDISYKPLDDPNLVSPIIMSMRMLDESEDIRAMQALIYRLYDEAQMEYLPPQPE
- a CDS encoding alpha/beta fold hydrolase; this encodes MTDSLIEETIVETPQGRLFAKRWRARPVQDETGTAVAAAPKPAAPIVLLHDSLGCVDLWRDFPAQLANATQRDVIAYDRLGFGRSDRHPGKLGTTFVRDEADRSFDAVLEQLRVDAFVAFGHSVGGGMAVGCAAAHPGRCRALVTVAAQAFVEDRTLAGIRDAGLLFDEPGQLDRLARYHGDKAEWVLRAWVDTWLSPAFRDWNLDDDLPRVQCATLAIHGEDDEYGSDVHPKRIAARVAGPSSFLLLAKCGHMPHRERTDDVLAAVATFLRNADA